From the genome of Scytonema hofmannii PCC 7110, one region includes:
- a CDS encoding GFA family protein, which produces MACHCTGCQRMTASAFSLSVAIPSEGFSLLKGQPVIGGLHGAARHYFCPHCMSWMFTRPSGIDEFVNLRATMLDDASWFMPFIETWTKERLSWATTPAVHSFETWPAYEEYPALIEEYAQLASKPVR; this is translated from the coding sequence ATGGCTTGCCACTGCACGGGTTGCCAGCGAATGACCGCCAGCGCTTTTTCTTTAAGCGTCGCGATCCCCAGTGAAGGGTTCTCGCTACTGAAAGGTCAGCCGGTTATCGGCGGCTTGCACGGTGCGGCTCGCCACTACTTCTGTCCGCACTGCATGAGTTGGATGTTTACTCGTCCGTCCGGAATAGACGAGTTCGTCAACCTTCGGGCGACGATGCTGGACGATGCGTCATGGTTCATGCCATTCATCGAAACTTGGACGAAGGAAAGGCTGTCATGGGCGACGACTCCTGCGGTTCATAGCTTCGAGACTTGGCCCGCTTACGAAGAATATCCAGCACTGATAGAAGAATACGCCCAGCTAGCATCGAAACCTGTACGATGA
- a CDS encoding polymorphic toxin-type HINT domain-containing protein: MASDNTNHNAQLGGNNTPAQRKREIPEGELPIEEGIRQGIRAREDIFQKAQENPDLWYFDPLASRYKKRPEPKPDFSLEQQATSVNATRTSRTREIPKGGLPVEEGMRQGIRAREDIFQKAQENPDLWYFDPLTSRYKKRPEPKPNFSVGGEQRAIPCFPKGTLVATTDGLVPIEFLTISITVPAFDEFRQAMLNKPITMLLQNKTVRLVNVTTDRATICSTMRHRFWVENKKKWVAAQFLKPGMLLRTVTGGVSKIKTIAVQDVSEQNTYNLTVADCHTYFVGKESVLVHNGDTRNGKVYIGRDCQGNIIYVGQTKQDILDREKNHRANAIKKPEIYGYKKDMKLEVIIDGLTDDEMHYHERRVFEQLTAQGIKLKYEQKPMGHAGINELIEKYC, translated from the coding sequence ATGGCTTCAGACAATACGAACCATAATGCACAACTAGGGGGCAATAATACTCCCGCCCAACGTAAGCGGGAAATTCCAGAAGGTGAACTTCCAATTGAAGAGGGCATTCGGCAAGGGATTCGTGCTCGTGAAGACATTTTTCAAAAAGCCCAGGAAAATCCCGATCTATGGTACTTCGATCCTCTTGCGAGCAGATATAAAAAGCGACCAGAGCCTAAACCTGATTTCTCCTTAGAGCAGCAGGCGACTTCGGTAAACGCTACTCGTACCAGTCGGACACGGGAGATTCCAAAAGGGGGACTCCCGGTTGAGGAAGGCATGCGGCAGGGGATTCGTGCTCGTGAAGACATTTTTCAAAAAGCCCAGGAAAATCCCGATCTATGGTACTTCGATCCTCTTACGAGCAGATATAAGAAGCGACCAGAACCTAAACCTAATTTTTCCGTAGGAGGGGAGCAGCGTGCCATCCCGTGTTTTCCCAAAGGAACTCTTGTGGCAACTACTGATGGACTGGTTCCGATTGAGTTTCTTACCATCAGTATTACAGTGCCAGCATTCGACGAATTTAGGCAGGCTATGCTCAATAAACCAATCACTATGCTCTTGCAGAACAAGACCGTGCGTTTAGTCAATGTTACCACTGATAGGGCAACAATCTGTTCCACCATGCGCCACCGATTTTGGGTAGAGAATAAAAAGAAATGGGTTGCTGCCCAGTTCCTAAAGCCAGGTATGCTTTTGCGAACTGTGACTGGTGGGGTAAGCAAGATTAAAACGATCGCAGTCCAGGATGTCTCCGAACAAAATACTTACAACCTGACAGTTGCTGACTGCCACACTTACTTTGTCGGTAAAGAGAGTGTTCTCGTCCACAATGGAGACACAAGAAATGGTAAAGTCTACATCGGTCGTGACTGCCAAGGAAACATCATTTACGTCGGGCAAACAAAGCAAGACATTCTAGATCGCGAGAAAAACCACCGTGCCAATGCTATCAAAAAACCGGAAATATATGGGTATAAGAAAGATATGAAACTTGAAGTGATAATTGATGGTCTGACTGATGATGAGATGCACTACCACGAACGTCGGGTCTTTGAGCAATTAACGGCGCAAGGTATAAAACTGAAGTATGAGCAAAAGCCAATGGGTCATGCTGGAATAAATGAACTCATTGAAAAATACTGTTGA
- a CDS encoding CRISPR-associated endonuclease Cas1 → MGNQLLHQYIYTLLNTRELHPDYAILHRDTHYDLPLAWDLTAEFRAPIVDDLVLNFVRNLSTSNGNGKHQPRSLLQSFLQQWEAKLRTFVLHPYPGEVSYRQCLDLQVRDNCFYIIIMVVNSLPLTENKEGGRRKAEVGKNFPSALSLFLLPKVEAPQFIDGKVRFCSCHFKSPQFIDGDTTSVFPLPSYER, encoded by the coding sequence TTGGGAAATCAACTGCTGCATCAATATATATACACGCTTCTCAATACCAGAGAACTTCACCCCGACTATGCAATATTACACCGGGACACGCATTACGACCTTCCTTTAGCGTGGGACTTGACAGCAGAATTTCGCGCCCCTATCGTTGATGATTTGGTACTCAATTTTGTCCGAAATCTTTCTACCAGTAATGGGAATGGTAAACATCAGCCACGGAGCTTGCTACAATCTTTCCTTCAGCAGTGGGAAGCAAAACTTCGGACTTTTGTCTTGCATCCCTACCCTGGCGAAGTCAGCTACCGTCAGTGTCTCGACTTGCAGGTGCGTGACAACTGTTTCTATATCATAATCATGGTTGTTAATTCTCTTCCCCTCACCGAAAATAAGGAAGGAGGAAGAAGAAAGGCCGAAGTTGGAAAGAATTTTCCGTCTGCTCTTTCTCTCTTCCTCCTTCCTAAGGTAGAAGCCCCTCAATTTATTGATGGAAAAGTAAGATTTTGTTCTTGCCATTTCAAATCCCCTCAATTTATTGATGGGGATACAACTTCGGTCTTCCCTCTTCCTTCTTACGAGCGTTAA
- the cas1 gene encoding CRISPR-associated endonuclease Cas1 — protein sequence MSTIYITEQDVSFKIQHRYLKVFHQEEQRISLPIRNLSQLIIFGNINLPQDIIKLLRSHPIPVLYLTQSGEYLGRLENPYKLQPKYLTYQRKRVRDFEFLRATAESIIWAKLHNQHVFLQSWTRHHVNHVIQQALNYLTLLMDNLPIAQSLSELREYSEEADKVYYWAIASLLNVYSHCPQTTTKRMSQFCHLGNQLLHQYIYTLLNTRELHPGYAILHRDTHYDLPLAWDLTAEFRAPIVDDLVLNFVRNLSTSNGNGKHQPRSLLQSFLQQWEAKLRTFVLHPYSGEVSYRQCLDLQVREYLACLLGEVDFYRPLALKFHPTYSTFNVAKPEKAPLALVK from the coding sequence ATGTCTACAATTTACATCACCGAACAAGATGTATCTTTCAAAATTCAACACCGTTATTTAAAGGTGTTTCATCAAGAAGAGCAACGCATTAGCTTACCAATTCGCAATCTCAGTCAACTCATTATCTTTGGTAATATCAATTTACCACAAGATATTATTAAACTCTTGCGATCGCACCCCATTCCCGTCTTATATTTAACCCAATCTGGTGAATATTTAGGACGATTAGAAAACCCATATAAACTCCAACCAAAATACTTAACCTATCAACGCAAGCGCGTGCGCGATTTTGAGTTTTTACGTGCAACGGCTGAAAGTATTATCTGGGCAAAATTACACAATCAACACGTTTTTTTGCAAAGTTGGACTCGCCATCATGTAAACCATGTCATCCAACAAGCCTTAAATTACTTAACGCTGTTGATGGACAACCTACCAATAGCACAATCTCTCAGCGAATTGCGGGAATATAGCGAGGAAGCTGATAAGGTTTACTATTGGGCTATTGCTTCCCTACTTAACGTTTACAGCCATTGTCCCCAAACAACTACAAAGCGGATGAGCCAATTTTGTCACTTGGGAAATCAACTGCTGCATCAGTATATATACACGCTTCTCAATACCAGAGAACTTCACCCCGGCTATGCAATATTACACCGGGACACGCATTACGACCTTCCTTTAGCGTGGGACTTGACAGCAGAATTTCGCGCCCCTATCGTTGATGATTTGGTACTCAATTTTGTCCGAAATCTTTCTACCAGTAATGGGAATGGTAAACATCAGCCACGGAGCTTGCTACAATCTTTCCTTCAGCAGTGGGAAGCAAAACTTCGGACTTTTGTCTTGCATCCCTACTCTGGGGAAGTCAGCTACCGTCAGTGTCTCGACTTGCAAGTGCGCGAATATCTTGCTTGTCTGCTGGGTGAAGTGGATTTTTACCGTCCCCTGGCGTTGAAGTTTCACCCAACTTATTCCACTTTCAATGTCGCTAAACCTGAAAAAGCACCATTAGCTTTGGTGAAGTAG
- the cas2 gene encoding CRISPR-associated endonuclease Cas2 — protein sequence MFYLVCYDIVSDRRRNKISKILEGYGLRVQKSVFECVLDEKQYETLSKYLTRLVNKREDQVRFYPMSAHNRCKVAVMGTQPEFVVDDAAFIV from the coding sequence ATGTTTTACTTAGTTTGCTACGACATTGTTAGCGATCGCCGCCGTAATAAAATATCGAAAATCCTTGAAGGTTACGGGTTGCGAGTGCAAAAGTCTGTTTTTGAGTGCGTATTGGATGAAAAGCAGTATGAAACCCTATCCAAATACCTGACACGACTGGTTAACAAACGCGAAGACCAAGTAAGATTTTACCCCATGTCAGCACACAATCGTTGTAAAGTCGCAGTCATGGGAACGCAACCTGAATTTGTAGTAGACGACGCAGCGTTTATCGTCTGA
- a CDS encoding type II toxin-antitoxin system Phd/YefM family antitoxin — MIDLAKDIHSLTDFKRNTTEFVQRMKETKHPLVLTVNGKAELVVQDAESYQELLEAAEFVDTVKSIRRTLEQVKRGEGRPADEVIAELRHELGIPDE; from the coding sequence ATGATTGATCTTGCCAAAGACATTCACTCGCTTACCGATTTCAAGCGGAACACGACCGAGTTTGTTCAACGCATGAAGGAAACCAAGCATCCTTTGGTGCTTACGGTGAATGGGAAAGCGGAACTTGTAGTACAGGACGCTGAGTCCTACCAAGAACTCCTTGAAGCCGCTGAGTTTGTGGATACTGTGAAGAGTATCCGCCGCACCTTGGAGCAGGTGAAGCGTGGGGAAGGTCGTCCTGCTGATGAAGTGATTGCAGAACTTCGCCACGAACTAGGTATCCCCGATGAGTGA
- a CDS encoding AAA family ATPase, giving the protein MLIEFSVGNYRSFKDKVTLSMVAANIAAQEKKLDKNNLFTVNRELKLLKSAAIYGANASGKSNLAKALNFMRWFMINSSKETQSTEKIRVEKFRLSTETEAEPSFFELVFLLDGQRYRYGFEADRERVISEWLFYVPKIKETKLFVRDRDNISFSKKFKADGIQQKTRHNALFISVCAQFNVEIAERILDWLTRKIRIVSGLDDSSLLNYTVECLIDNKNSNKEEIIQLIKKLDLGISDIKVEKVSLDSLAKEIPDEVKKILIKNNQITSINTVHRKFDSQGNYISTELFNLDEQESEGTQKIFAMAGAIVDTFKDAKVLIVDELDTRLHVLISRAIVELFNSTETNYNNAQLIFMTHDTNLLSNKLFRRDQIWFTEKNRYGATDLYSLVEFKLQNDNSFENDYIKGKYGAIPFIGNLISLINESDG; this is encoded by the coding sequence ATGTTAATCGAGTTCAGTGTTGGCAATTACAGATCGTTTAAAGATAAAGTCACTTTAAGTATGGTGGCAGCTAACATTGCTGCTCAAGAGAAAAAGCTAGATAAAAATAATCTTTTTACAGTAAATCGCGAACTAAAGCTACTGAAAAGTGCAGCAATATATGGAGCAAATGCCAGTGGTAAGAGTAATCTTGCCAAAGCTCTTAATTTTATGCGATGGTTTATGATTAATTCCTCCAAAGAAACTCAAAGTACAGAAAAAATACGTGTTGAAAAGTTTAGACTGAGTACAGAAACCGAAGCAGAGCCATCTTTTTTTGAGCTTGTTTTTCTTTTAGATGGGCAAAGGTACAGATATGGATTTGAAGCCGATCGAGAAAGGGTAATTTCAGAATGGTTGTTCTATGTTCCTAAAATTAAAGAAACAAAACTTTTTGTACGAGATAGAGATAATATTAGCTTTTCTAAGAAATTCAAGGCAGACGGAATTCAACAAAAAACTAGACATAATGCTTTGTTCATATCAGTTTGCGCTCAATTTAACGTTGAAATTGCGGAGAGAATACTAGATTGGCTAACGAGAAAAATAAGAATAGTCTCTGGTTTGGATGATTCCAGTCTTTTAAATTACACAGTAGAATGTTTAATAGACAATAAAAATAGCAATAAAGAAGAAATTATTCAATTGATAAAAAAATTAGATTTAGGGATTAGCGATATAAAAGTTGAAAAAGTATCTTTAGACAGTTTAGCTAAAGAAATTCCAGATGAAGTTAAGAAAATTTTAATAAAAAATAATCAAATTACATCTATTAATACGGTACATAGAAAGTTTGATAGCCAGGGTAACTATATTTCCACAGAGTTATTTAACTTGGATGAGCAAGAGTCTGAAGGAACTCAAAAAATATTTGCTATGGCAGGAGCGATCGTAGATACATTTAAAGATGCTAAAGTACTGATAGTTGATGAACTTGATACAAGACTTCATGTTTTAATTAGTCGTGCGATAGTAGAACTATTTAACTCTACTGAAACTAATTATAACAATGCACAATTAATATTTATGACTCATGATACCAATCTGCTGAGCAATAAGCTCTTTCGTAGGGATCAGATTTGGTTTACTGAGAAAAATAGATACGGAGCTACAGATTTATATTCACTAGTGGAGTTTAAGCTCCAAAACGATAATTCTTTTGAAAACGACTACATAAAAGGTAAATATGGTGCTATTCCTTTTATTGGTAACCTAATTTCTCTAATCAATGAGTCAGATGGCTAA
- a CDS encoding RloB family protein, whose amino-acid sequence MAKKHLKKDNLRGYSARKVETRELIERFLIVCEGEKTEPNYFNAFRVPKDVIDVRGLRFNPSKLVEKAQELRKQEDYDQVWCVFDRDAWTKEDFNYAITKAKQEGIDVAYSNEAFELWYVLHFEFLNTGIPRSDYCKKLDKLLGYKYQKNSQKIYEELENRQLTALKNAENLLKQYHQHNPESDNPSTTVHLLVGQLNRFIR is encoded by the coding sequence ATGGCTAAAAAACATTTGAAAAAAGATAACTTACGTGGTTACTCAGCTAGAAAGGTTGAAACACGAGAACTTATCGAGAGGTTTTTAATTGTTTGTGAAGGAGAGAAAACCGAACCTAATTACTTCAATGCTTTTCGTGTACCCAAGGATGTTATTGATGTTAGAGGGTTAAGGTTTAATCCAAGTAAGCTAGTCGAAAAAGCTCAAGAATTAAGAAAGCAGGAAGATTATGACCAAGTTTGGTGTGTATTTGACCGTGATGCTTGGACTAAAGAAGATTTTAATTATGCTATTACAAAAGCAAAACAAGAAGGAATTGATGTAGCATACTCTAATGAAGCGTTTGAACTATGGTATGTTTTACACTTTGAGTTTCTTAATACAGGAATTCCTCGTAGTGATTATTGCAAAAAATTAGATAAATTACTGGGATACAAGTATCAAAAGAACAGCCAAAAAATTTATGAAGAGTTAGAAAATCGACAACTTACTGCGCTCAAAAATGCAGAAAATTTGCTTAAGCAATATCATCAACATAATCCAGAAAGTGATAATCCTTCAACTACTGTACATTTATTAGTTGGTCAATTAAATAGGTTTATTCGTTAA
- a CDS encoding RAMP superfamily CRISPR-associated protein, with protein MTTNRPQRPQPPSRPNRPSGESSSPELAPKPYEFVSFPQERPNFQRPVGHHKYVSAHLHGKLFLTLKVQTTLHVSTGVVVMGSDIGNNRIPLIKTMVQDVDQKLSIQGSSLKGCVRAVYEAITNSTLAVITSKYHDRIPSERLPCKNKEQLCPASQVFGALDWQGLLEFSDAKCESMGFTTGFMPSLYRPRPDERQAYFTQGRVAGRKFYYHTKRAIDKGQNAGIPVQQAGREYIFTTKLHFKNLKPEELGTLLIVLGQDPKYPIALKVGGGKPIGMGTMTVTVSEIEQAENLRARYTSYTLPESSYLTGEALQRFMQKQIQAAHSSRLVQAEQLQQTAAILSYPSDREPPSGMY; from the coding sequence ATGACTACAAATCGTCCACAAAGACCTCAGCCACCAAGTAGGCCTAACCGTCCTAGCGGTGAGAGTTCATCTCCCGAACTTGCACCAAAACCTTATGAATTCGTTTCCTTTCCTCAGGAACGCCCTAATTTTCAGCGTCCTGTTGGACATCACAAGTATGTGAGCGCTCATCTACATGGTAAATTATTCCTCACCCTGAAAGTGCAGACCACTCTCCACGTCTCCACTGGCGTTGTTGTCATGGGTAGCGACATCGGTAACAACCGCATCCCTTTAATTAAAACTATGGTGCAGGATGTCGATCAAAAGTTGTCTATTCAAGGTAGTTCGCTGAAAGGTTGTGTTCGCGCTGTTTATGAAGCAATTACTAACAGTACTTTGGCGGTGATTACTTCTAAATATCACGATAGGATACCCTCAGAACGCCTACCTTGTAAAAATAAAGAACAACTTTGTCCTGCATCCCAGGTATTTGGTGCATTAGATTGGCAAGGCTTGCTGGAATTTAGCGATGCCAAATGTGAAAGCATGGGTTTTACTACTGGTTTTATGCCCTCATTGTACCGTCCTCGTCCTGACGAACGACAGGCGTATTTTACTCAAGGTCGTGTAGCAGGACGTAAATTTTACTACCATACAAAAAGAGCTATTGATAAAGGGCAAAATGCTGGAATACCCGTACAGCAGGCAGGTAGAGAATATATTTTTACAACCAAACTGCATTTCAAAAATCTGAAACCAGAGGAGTTAGGCACTTTATTAATTGTTTTAGGACAAGATCCAAAGTATCCAATTGCTCTCAAGGTGGGAGGTGGTAAGCCAATTGGTATGGGAACGATGACAGTAACAGTGTCTGAAATTGAACAAGCAGAGAATTTGCGCGCTCGCTACACTTCCTACACTCTTCCCGAAAGTAGTTATTTAACAGGTGAAGCTTTACAAAGGTTCATGCAAAAGCAAATTCAAGCCGCGCATTCATCGCGTTTGGTACAAGCCGAGCAACTCCAGCAAACTGCCGCCATATTGAGTTATCCTAGTGACCGCGAACCCCCATCTGGAATGTATTAA
- a CDS encoding RAMP superfamily CRISPR-associated protein, producing the protein MHKRFVNHCTIDLTLVPNGPILIKSGKEGADPTKPDMEFVETYHAGGRSIYLPGSSLKGAIRAHAERIVRTVGSEERPSENTQKLWANNPLINDSYLENFKKQNQNDPNIGRKLYKFSSFTDQIFGNTAIASRVRIEDAHPDKAKSLKIEERNGVAIDRVFGSTIPGALFNYQVCTAGEFKTKIHLKNFTLAQLGLIGLVLRDLNDGWFALGFAKSRGLGNVEVNLNQAIVQYPGCVLSKDKRQIQAIGSQKQWNYTFLLGAGEFLEDNEAQLYGFPKPDRQDTPVAAQSMDLGFGVQLTWWDGTVIDLFERAVRSWSRLLLGAK; encoded by the coding sequence ATGCACAAAAGATTTGTTAATCACTGCACTATTGATTTAACCCTAGTTCCTAATGGACCGATTCTGATTAAATCAGGTAAGGAAGGAGCTGATCCAACTAAGCCTGATATGGAATTTGTGGAAACTTATCATGCTGGTGGGCGTTCTATATATTTACCTGGAAGTAGTTTAAAAGGTGCTATCCGCGCCCATGCAGAAAGAATTGTGAGGACTGTGGGTAGTGAAGAACGTCCATCGGAGAACACTCAAAAACTTTGGGCTAATAACCCTTTAATAAATGATTCTTATTTAGAAAACTTCAAAAAACAGAATCAAAATGACCCTAATATTGGAAGGAAGTTATATAAATTCTCTAGTTTTACAGACCAAATATTTGGTAATACTGCCATTGCTAGCCGTGTGAGAATTGAAGATGCTCATCCAGATAAAGCCAAGTCTCTCAAAATTGAAGAACGTAATGGCGTAGCAATTGATAGAGTCTTTGGTTCTACTATTCCTGGAGCATTGTTCAATTATCAAGTTTGTACTGCTGGGGAATTCAAAACCAAAATTCATCTCAAAAACTTCACTTTGGCACAGTTAGGTTTAATTGGTTTAGTATTGCGAGATTTAAATGATGGTTGGTTTGCTTTAGGTTTTGCTAAATCTCGCGGTTTGGGTAATGTGGAAGTAAATTTAAATCAAGCCATTGTGCAATATCCTGGTTGTGTTTTGTCTAAAGATAAACGACAAATTCAAGCTATCGGTAGTCAAAAGCAATGGAATTACACTTTCCTTTTAGGGGCTGGTGAGTTTTTAGAAGATAACGAAGCACAATTATATGGTTTCCCTAAACCAGATCGTCAAGATACCCCAGTAGCTGCACAATCAATGGATTTAGGTTTTGGAGTGCAACTTACTTGGTGGGATGGTACAGTTATAGATTTATTTGAACGGGCTGTTAGGTCTTGGAGTCGTTTACTGTTGGGGGCAAAATGA
- the csx7 gene encoding CRISPR-associated RAMP protein Csx7, with product MFDTFKNRLEITGTLTTITALRISTGRSSEPIGSDLPVIKDSLGNPLIPGSSFKGAMRSRLESFLRGILRHENLKKERQLVANPAIEEEWSLTSSELKKIKELNLQQLLILYQLQITEDFQDLSLDELIKYIQDKDLLPDHATKAKIINIKQLNLEQLIILRQVGKTENFLNLTFEEVIQLIQAEDLLLEDELNKLKEKYKNDFALTSVIQKNTDLVSHLFGSPWIASKFQVRDLTVVRDTWFGQYQERDGVAIDRDTETAADGKLYDFQVVPASTQFEFKAVVENAEPGELGLLMIGLHQFETEQIPLGGGRSRGLGVVKLEIDKMYWLDVNNDPEKLLTYLQELLNSNPGEKLTSYQDVKESSLKQDWTNSLINYLRENKAKTHTTEATQNS from the coding sequence ATGTTCGATACATTCAAAAATCGCCTAGAAATCACAGGTACACTCACTACAATCACAGCACTACGTATCAGTACAGGTCGTTCAAGTGAACCAATTGGCTCAGATTTACCTGTAATTAAAGATAGTTTAGGTAATCCATTAATACCAGGATCAAGCTTCAAAGGTGCAATGCGATCGCGACTCGAAAGCTTCCTCCGTGGTATCCTTAGACATGAGAATCTTAAAAAAGAGCGTCAATTAGTTGCTAATCCAGCTATCGAGGAAGAATGGTCACTTACATCTAGTGAGCTTAAAAAAATTAAAGAGCTTAATTTACAACAATTACTAATTCTGTATCAACTTCAGATAACAGAAGATTTTCAAGATTTATCTTTGGATGAATTAATTAAATACATTCAAGATAAAGATTTATTACCTGACCATGCAACAAAGGCAAAAATTATAAACATCAAACAACTGAATTTAGAGCAATTAATAATTTTACGCCAAGTTGGGAAAACAGAAAATTTCCTAAATTTGACTTTTGAAGAGGTAATTCAATTAATACAAGCCGAAGACTTGCTACTAGAAGATGAACTAAATAAATTGAAGGAAAAATATAAGAACGACTTTGCTTTAACATCTGTAATTCAGAAAAATACAGATTTAGTCTCTCACCTCTTCGGTTCACCTTGGATTGCTAGCAAATTCCAAGTCAGAGATTTAACCGTAGTTCGTGACACCTGGTTTGGACAATACCAAGAAAGAGACGGCGTAGCTATTGATAGAGACACCGAAACAGCAGCAGATGGAAAACTCTACGATTTCCAAGTAGTTCCAGCAAGCACGCAGTTTGAGTTTAAAGCTGTCGTCGAGAATGCAGAACCTGGGGAATTGGGACTTTTGATGATTGGCTTACACCAGTTTGAAACCGAACAAATACCTCTGGGTGGCGGGCGATCGCGTGGCTTGGGTGTCGTTAAACTAGAAATTGACAAGATGTACTGGCTGGATGTCAACAACGACCCAGAAAAATTACTCACATACCTGCAAGAATTGCTAAATAGCAATCCAGGTGAGAAACTAACAAGCTATCAAGATGTTAAAGAGTCCAGTTTAAAGCAAGATTGGACGAACTCGCTGATCAATTATTTACGAGAAAATAAAGCTAAGACTCATACAACCGAAGCAACACAAAATTCTTGA
- a CDS encoding TIGR02710 family CRISPR-associated CARF protein, whose amino-acid sequence MTKILLITVGGSHQPIITAVRSLQPDRVVFVCSDGSKGSTSQIIGTSNPCEFRQTETLKMPSEVEAFILEQLGIKNRYQSGRDSLNLMRVEKLPNIVTQIGLEDRFRADRDLILIQEPDDLSECYLKVSSFIQSIQQELPDAQIMADYTGGTKSMSVGLAMAALDNQVSVYVTAAVRTNIVKIERGELTGQASVAPVIAQRTIEQFLPTFLQQYNYSAAIAQLRRLLSSMILPSETKRKIQTLYACCSGLDAWDRFDHREALELLEPQMSHTEIRQLALFLKRVINSRGQIDEKFDSSSGTEGHGYEIVQDLLNSAERRATQERYDDAVGRLYRALELLAQIRLKKTYGIRTGDVDLQQLPESLRNEYEQQRSPIKGVIQLALRSSYELLSKLPDDPLGKVYQENSNKIINALKVRNNSLFAHGFQPINSSDYQKVSEVFVKFIQSAITSVIPQKMQVPPLQFPNTLEI is encoded by the coding sequence ATGACAAAAATTCTATTAATCACAGTTGGTGGTTCTCACCAACCGATTATTACTGCTGTTCGATCTCTTCAACCCGATCGCGTTGTTTTTGTCTGTTCTGATGGTAGTAAAGGCAGTACATCCCAGATTATAGGTACAAGCAATCCTTGTGAATTTAGACAGACAGAAACTTTAAAGATGCCGTCAGAGGTAGAAGCATTCATATTAGAACAACTTGGTATAAAAAATCGCTATCAGTCAGGTCGAGATTCATTAAACCTAATGCGAGTAGAGAAATTACCTAATATAGTTACTCAGATAGGTTTAGAAGATCGCTTTCGAGCAGATCGAGACTTAATTTTAATTCAAGAACCAGATGACTTATCAGAATGCTATCTGAAAGTTTCATCATTTATTCAGAGCATTCAACAAGAATTACCAGATGCTCAAATCATGGCTGATTATACAGGTGGGACTAAATCTATGTCAGTAGGATTGGCAATGGCAGCTCTTGATAATCAAGTTTCGGTATATGTAACTGCAGCTGTCCGTACAAATATTGTCAAGATTGAAAGAGGAGAATTAACTGGACAAGCAAGTGTAGCACCTGTAATCGCACAACGAACCATTGAACAATTTTTACCAACTTTCTTACAACAGTACAACTATTCTGCTGCGATCGCACAACTAAGGCGACTTCTATCTTCAATGATATTACCATCTGAAACTAAACGAAAAATTCAAACTTTATATGCTTGTTGTTCTGGTTTAGATGCTTGGGATAGATTTGACCATAGGGAAGCTTTAGAGTTACTAGAGCCTCAAATGAGTCATACTGAAATTCGACAACTAGCATTATTCCTCAAGCGTGTGATTAACAGTCGAGGACAAATAGATGAAAAGTTTGATTCCAGTAGTGGTACGGAAGGACATGGCTACGAGATTGTACAAGACTTACTAAATAGTGCTGAAAGACGTGCTACTCAAGAGCGTTATGATGACGCTGTTGGGAGACTTTACCGAGCTTTAGAACTATTAGCTCAGATTCGTCTTAAGAAAACTTACGGTATTAGAACCGGTGATGTTGACCTTCAGCAATTACCAGAGTCTTTGCGGAATGAATATGAGCAACAACGATCTCCTATTAAGGGGGTAATTCAACTAGCTTTGAGAAGTAGCTATGAGCTTTTGAGTAAACTTCCTGATGATCCTTTGGGAAAGGTTTATCAGGAAAATTCAAATAAAATTATTAATGCTCTAAAAGTTCGTAATAACTCACTGTTTGCTCATGGATTTCAGCCAATTAATAGCAGTGATTATCAGAAAGTAAGCGAGGTATTTGTCAAATTCATCCAATCTGCTATTACATCTGTTATCCCACAAAAAATGCAAGTACCGCCTCTACAGTTTCCCAATACTTTAGAAATTTAA